Below is a window of Tolypothrix bouteillei VB521301 DNA.
GATGAGGGAGGGATTATAGGAGTATCATTTCATAGAGAATTATTTCAGTTAATTTCTGATATATCGGATAATAGCAAAGCATCTCAAACGCTAATTAGAGTAGTTTTAACTTTTTATCAGAAAAAAGATGTAAAGTTTCCTATAGTTTTAGGTGAAATTGAAACCTCAAATTATGGCTCTCTTGAAACAGATTCTTAAATTAAAAAGCGTTTCAGCTTCACTTATAAAAACCCACTTGCACGAATTATAGGCGAAGATATATTGATATAGCGATCGCTTCGCTACCCCTCCCACTTCACCAGCACCCCATCCGCAGCTACCAGTCCCCACTGCGGACACTGCGCCAACAATTTCTTGATAACGGACCGTAAAGCAGGGTCGTCCACCCAATACTCCATCAGAAAATTATCGCCTGGATTTTCGCGCAACTGTTCCGCCATCGTGAGTCTCTGCATCTGGATTAGATATTGTTAACTGAATCGTATTGGTTTATGTAGTATAAATACAGAATGGGCTGAGCGTCTGAATATATTTGATGCGTTGGAGCAAGCATTAACTGAAGCTGGTATTTTATAATCAATGGGAAAAATGCTTAGGTCTGGAGATAGAGAGATGCTCCTTCAGTAGAGGTATTTTTTATGATTTCCTTATCGGGTAGATCTCTATTTAACTTCGCTTCCGGCTATATTTCTACGTCACGTTGTATATTCACACTCGCTAGAAAAAACAAGACAGTCAACAAAAATATGTACTTTTATGAAATCATAAAGAATAGTGAATAAATTCAGCAGGCGTTCAGGTTAAGGCTTATGACGCGTCCTCCCAATTCAGAAAACGAACAGGAGCCTTCTAGCCCTCGCAATCCTCGTTTATGGCTCCTTTTATTGGGGCGTACCGGTCTTGTACTGGGTGTCATTTTGCTAATGGGAATTGCAGCGGGTGCTTGGTGGGTAAGGAACTTTGTCTACCGAGATTTAGCACCTCTGGTTCAGACCAATCTCGAACAATTATTGGGAAGACCCATACAAATAGGCAAAGTAGAGCGTTTTTCGCTAACGAGTTTGAGGTTTGGTGCGCTATCAATACCAGCAACTGCTAAAGATCCAGACAGAGTGGCTGCAAAAGCTGTAGAAGTCGAATTTTCTCCCCTGCGACTCTTGTTTGCGCGAACGCTCAGCCTTAACGTAACTCTAATTCAACCTGATGTTTACATCCAACAGGACAAGCAGGGAAACTGGGTCACAACTCAACTAAAAGCAGGGGAAGGAAGCGGTTTTATTCAAACTGACTTAGAAACACTTCGGGTTCAAGATGCTGATGTGGTCTTAGATCCAACACCAAGACCGGGTAGACCACAGGGCTCTGTGACGCTAGACAGGGTGAATGGAATTGCTCGAATTCAGTCTCAAAATCAACTGGTTAATTATGAAGTCAGTGCTCAACCTACCAGAGGAGGTACGGTTCAACTCGATGGAAGCACTCAAATAAAATCTCTAGCAACTAACCTGAAGGTAAAAGCACAAAACTTTCAAGCCACCGACTTGAGCAGGTTAATTGAATTGCCAACTGTTTTACAAGCAGGTCGTGTCGATGGTGACTTGACACTTCAGCTACAACAATCCAATCCGGAAATTGCCGTAACAGGAACCGCTAACGCATATCAAGTAACAACCCAAATTCAAAACGTTCCCCAAAAGTTTTCTAATGCTACCGGGAGATTGTCATTCCAAGGACAACAAATTTCTTTGGAAAATCTGACAGCAAACTATGGCAAAGCGCCCTTAGTGGCAAATGGAAGCGTCGATCTCGAAAAAGGATTTAATATTGCAGCACAAGTCAAGTCGGTCAGTGCTAAAAATGCTTTGGACACTCTGAATATTAGCTTACCAGTTCCTGTCGCTGGAGAATTTCAAGCCAACATTCAGTTGAGCGGACCTATCAAACAACCAACCCTGAGTGGAACGGCAAGTGCTATAAAACCAACTCAGGTCGATCGCGTTTTGTTTAATGCGATCGCGACTGGCTTCCAACTCAGCATATCAGAAGCAGCTTCTCAACTTAACATCTCTAACCTGCGATTGGTTCCAGCCGCCGGAGGACAAATTGTTGGCAAAGGTCAAGTCAAACTCGGAAAAGCGAGTGATGTCAGGGTTAACTTGCAAGCAGAAGGGATTTCAGCAGATGCGCTGGCAAAGGCTTACGGCTTTACAACTCCCATCACTGTAGGCAATGTGTCGGGAAATGCTGAAGTAACTGGTTCCTTGGACAAACAACCCCCCCTAACTGTTAACTTGTCCAATATTCAAGCAACCCCAGTTTCAGGCGGAAGAATCAATGCTGACGGTCAAATCCAACTGATTCCTCAAGGGAACGTAGCTTTAAATATCCAAGCTCAAAGTTTGCCAGGAAATGCGATCGCTCAAGGTTACGGTTTATCAGTTCCCATTAACATTGGTGGTATTTCCGCAAATGCGACCGTCACCGGGACTCTCGGTCAACCCCTATCTGTCAATATTTCCAAAGTTCTGGCAACACCAGAAGTGGGAGGACAAATCGCAGCAAACGGTCAAGTTCAACTGGCACCCCAAGGTAGAGTCTCTTTGAACGTGGAAGCAAACAATCTTCCAGGGGATGCAATAGCTAAAGCATACAACACTTCACCCCCGATTGCCATTGGCAATGTTTCCGCAGATGCCAAGGTAACTGGTACTCTAGGTAACTTACAAGCCCTCGCCCAAGTTCAAGCACCAAAAGCAACTTATCCCACAACCGGACAAGCAGTCATCTCTCAACAAGGAGAAAATATTCTCTTTCAAGATGCTGTAGCCAACATAGCAGGCAGTACAATCGGAGCAAGAGGTCAGCTGGCACGAGGTCGGTGGCAAGCATTTGTTAATGCTGGAAGAATTCAATTGAGCCGTTTTGCCCAAGTCCCGCCCCAAATTCAACGAGGCGTCTTAAGCGCTCAGTTGAACCTGGCGGGAACCACTGCATCCTTCCAACCCGAAGCCATTCAAGCAACGGGACAAGCAACTTTACGGAATGTTGCAGGAGGGACAGTTAACGTTAGAAACATTAACCTCAACAACGGGCGCTGGGATGCACTAGCCAATGTCTCCCAAGTTCAACTTAACCAATTTTCCCAACAGCTAAAAGGACGGTTGAGTTCCGATCTACAAGTTGCAGGAACAACTCAGTCTTTTCAACTCGCAGATATCCGCGCCGCAGGTCAAGTGCGGTTTTCTCAATTAGTCGCTCTCGAACAACCACTGACAGCGCAAGTTCAATGGAACGGACAACAAATTGCGATCGAACGAGCCACTGCTCCCGGATTGAGTGCTGCTGGTATAATTGCCGTTCAATTACCGGAAACAGGAACGCCTCAAGTCTCCGGGTTTAATTTGGATGTCCAAGCACGGGGTTATAACTTACAACAAATTCCTGTCAACCTTCCCGCTAATGTGGCGCTAGCAGGGCTGTTGGATTTCCGAGGACAAGTTAGGGGTACTCCAGAGACTCCCAATGCTCAAGGAAATATTCGCTTGCGGGGATTGAAAGTGAACCGTTTGGCGTTTGACCCCTTATTAACTGGCAGAGTTAATTTTCAGGGAGGACAAGGTGGAGAGCTAAGACTTGCGGGTCAGCAAGACCAAATTGCAGTGAGTTTGAATTCAAATTATCGCCCAACGTCATTTCTAGTTCGTCTTGATAACGCTGTCGCAACAGGAAGAACGGAGGGAGATAATCTCCTGGTTAACGTCCAAAGTTTTCCCGTTGCTCTTTTGGAGGGCGTTGTTCCTCAAAATAATTTAAATTTAAAACCTCTGTCTGGGGAGATCTCTGGAGATCTGGCGGTTAACTTGGAGCAGTTTACAGTTGTAGGAGATGTGGCGATCGCAAAACCTCAAGCGGGTAGAGTTGGTGCGGATGCGTTTCAAGGAAGCATCAGTTATGCCAATGGAAGGGCATCTTTAAACAACGGACAATTGCGAATAGGAGACAGTGTTATAGCTGTTAGCGGTAACGTAGAAACTGGCAATAATCCCCAATTCCAAGCTCAAGCTAGTTTTGACCAACTGAACATCCAAAAAGTTTTACAAGCAGCTAATATTTTTGATTTCCAAGATTTTGGTGGGGGATTGCAGATTCCGGAATTGGCAGGTGCAGAAGTTCTTCAAACAACACCTGTGGGGTTGCCTAACGCAGATTTACTAACGCAGTTAAGAC
It encodes the following:
- a CDS encoding translocation/assembly module TamB domain-containing protein codes for the protein MTRPPNSENEQEPSSPRNPRLWLLLLGRTGLVLGVILLMGIAAGAWWVRNFVYRDLAPLVQTNLEQLLGRPIQIGKVERFSLTSLRFGALSIPATAKDPDRVAAKAVEVEFSPLRLLFARTLSLNVTLIQPDVYIQQDKQGNWVTTQLKAGEGSGFIQTDLETLRVQDADVVLDPTPRPGRPQGSVTLDRVNGIARIQSQNQLVNYEVSAQPTRGGTVQLDGSTQIKSLATNLKVKAQNFQATDLSRLIELPTVLQAGRVDGDLTLQLQQSNPEIAVTGTANAYQVTTQIQNVPQKFSNATGRLSFQGQQISLENLTANYGKAPLVANGSVDLEKGFNIAAQVKSVSAKNALDTLNISLPVPVAGEFQANIQLSGPIKQPTLSGTASAIKPTQVDRVLFNAIATGFQLSISEAASQLNISNLRLVPAAGGQIVGKGQVKLGKASDVRVNLQAEGISADALAKAYGFTTPITVGNVSGNAEVTGSLDKQPPLTVNLSNIQATPVSGGRINADGQIQLIPQGNVALNIQAQSLPGNAIAQGYGLSVPINIGGISANATVTGTLGQPLSVNISKVLATPEVGGQIAANGQVQLAPQGRVSLNVEANNLPGDAIAKAYNTSPPIAIGNVSADAKVTGTLGNLQALAQVQAPKATYPTTGQAVISQQGENILFQDAVANIAGSTIGARGQLARGRWQAFVNAGRIQLSRFAQVPPQIQRGVLSAQLNLAGTTASFQPEAIQATGQATLRNVAGGTVNVRNINLNNGRWDALANVSQVQLNQFSQQLKGRLSSDLQVAGTTQSFQLADIRAAGQVRFSQLVALEQPLTAQVQWNGQQIAIERATAPGLSAAGIIAVQLPETGTPQVSGFNLDVQARGYNLQQIPVNLPANVALAGLLDFRGQVRGTPETPNAQGNIRLRGLKVNRLAFDPLLTGRVNFQGGQGGELRLAGQQDQIAVSLNSNYRPTSFLVRLDNAVATGRTEGDNLLVNVQSFPVALLEGVVPQNNLNLKPLSGEISGDLAVNLEQFTVVGDVAIAKPQAGRVGADAFQGSISYANGRASLNNGQLRIGDSVIAVSGNVETGNNPQFQAQASFDQLNIQKVLQAANIFDFQDFGGGLQIPELAGAEVLQTTPVGLPNADLLTQLRRFAEIEALKTQQAQQRNETQTLPVLAELQGALNGQIEVAGSLKSGVNASFNFQGANWQWGEYKLEQVIAQGTFADGVVTLVPVRINLGDGLLAFTGQLGTEELSGQLRVADFPISLLQSFIPDNTVNVTGKVDALATLAGTLKDPRAIGEVTLENATLNQQPVQTGQLSFNYDNARLNFASTLLLTGTQPLEAQGSVPVPLPFASVKPDSDRINVTANVRDGGLALLNAFTDVVSWVDGQGQVNVEIGGTLKQPTITGTATVNNATFQAQVLQDPLTNVTGTLAFNGNRVDVQGIQGQYNRGNLTAEGIIPIFASQQAQQEAATNPLKVSLQNLNLTVQNLYQGGVSGNAVIGGSVLKPDISGEILLSDGQVTIGQQAAGNASQGGRTKSNEVSAAETAQNTGGSPGRAAPALTDSPIEFTNLKLVLGNNVRVTTQSVFGNFIPSGVDPTQAILSFVAKGDLNINGTLAKPVPEGTIRLTGGQVNLFTTQFTLERGYEHTAEFIPSRGLDPILDVRMIALVPETSGSRILTSPVISSEISDIPSTSIGTLRTVRVQARVDGPASQLADNLELTSEPRRSEPEIIALLGGSIINTLGQSDTALGIATFASSTVLGGLQGSISALGQAIGFSEFRIFPTNVANEASRASVLGLAAEGVFDINRRFSVSLSRVFLTNEPFRYNVLYRVNDNTLVRGSTDLEDESRLEFQYETRF